Proteins from a single region of uncultured Methanobrevibacter sp.:
- a CDS encoding glycosyltransferase family 2 protein produces MVFLSIVVPCYNEEESVGIFLKEIQNILPGKGFEVIFINDGSSDNTLDEIRNLANENSNVKYLSFSRNFGKESAIYAGLKNASGDLVCLIDADLQHPPSLIPKMIESIVHEGYDVAAARRVSRKGEPKIKSFFSHMFYKVFNRISRMDLVEGATDFRVMTRQVVDSVMELSEYNRFSKGLFNWVGYNTKWIEYENIERMVGETTWSFRALVRYSMEGIIAFSTVPLSIVIFLGFIFSLVAFAYMIFIILKYLLYSDPVQGFATIMSVILFLGSVQLLSIGIVGKYLEKTYTETKRRPIYLVKESNINED; encoded by the coding sequence ATGGTTTTTTTGAGTATTGTTGTTCCATGTTATAATGAGGAGGAATCTGTTGGAATTTTTTTAAAGGAAATTCAAAACATACTTCCGGGTAAGGGTTTTGAAGTAATATTTATCAATGACGGTTCCAGTGACAATACTCTTGATGAAATCAGGAATTTGGCTAATGAAAATTCAAATGTCAAGTATTTATCTTTTTCAAGGAATTTCGGTAAGGAATCTGCAATTTATGCCGGTTTGAAGAATGCTTCCGGAGATTTGGTATGCCTTATTGATGCAGATTTGCAGCACCCTCCAAGTCTGATTCCTAAAATGATTGAATCAATAGTGCATGAGGGTTATGATGTTGCCGCTGCAAGAAGGGTTTCAAGAAAGGGCGAACCTAAAATCAAATCCTTTTTCTCCCATATGTTTTATAAGGTATTCAATAGGATTTCACGAATGGACCTGGTGGAGGGAGCAACTGACTTTCGCGTGATGACAAGACAGGTCGTAGATTCTGTAATGGAGCTTTCCGAGTATAACCGTTTTTCAAAAGGACTCTTTAATTGGGTAGGATATAACACCAAATGGATTGAATATGAAAACATTGAAAGAATGGTCGGTGAAACCACATGGTCATTCCGGGCTCTTGTTCGCTATTCCATGGAAGGAATTATAGCATTTTCAACAGTTCCTCTATCCATTGTTATATTTTTAGGATTTATCTTTTCACTCGTTGCATTTGCCTATATGATTTTCATTATATTGAAATATCTGCTTTATTCAGACCCTGTTCAAGGTTTTGCTACAATAATGTCTGTAATTCTATTTTTGGGAAGTGTACAACTGCTTTCAATTGGAATTGTGGGAAAATACCTGGAAAAGACATATACTGAAACAAAAAGAAGACCGATTTATCTTGTA